The Engystomops pustulosus chromosome 9, aEngPut4.maternal, whole genome shotgun sequence genome includes a window with the following:
- the LOC140076663 gene encoding uncharacterized protein: MEDQIPQAEPDKQNFLDTSFHSVEWRNSVLDALESHSQDVMGNTKVPPPGERYAACHNSSTNIDIDKYLVDDVLSTKYKCNANKPGRRMKCRTWTGHRQYVCLDCGKCFTHSSTLATHQRTHTGEKPYACSDCGKSFTRSSTLSTHQRIHTGERPYACIECGKNFIQSSHLVLHKRIHTGHKPYSCPECGKCFSDRSHFVIHQRIHTGEKPYTCTQCGKSFSSNSNLVAHHKLHTENTIYICNQCGKSLSNRLTFASHQKTHLADKPFVCIECGKGFTRKLQLVLHKRIHTGERPFACNDCGKRYTRKSYLIIHQKIHTRAILYVCSDCGETFSEPGHLKNHQKIHSVDKADREHTDEIHM; this comes from the coding sequence ATGGAGGATCAGATTCCCCAGGCTGAACCTGACAAGCAGAATTTTCTTGATACAAGTTTTCACTCTGTTGAATGGAGAAACTCAGTTTTAGATGCGTTAGAAAGCCACAGCCAGGATGTGATGGGTAATACTAAGGTTCCCCCACCAGGAGAAAGATATGCGGCATGTCATAACAGCAGCACAAATATAGACATTGACAAATATTTAGTTGATGATGTTCTTTCCACAAAGTATAAATGCAATGCTAATAAACCAGGTCGGCGAATGAAGTGCAGAACTTGGACAGGGCATAGACAGTATGTGTGTCTAGACTGTGGAAAGTGCTTCACCCATAGTTCAACTCTTGCAacccatcagagaactcacacgggagagaaacccTATGCATGTTCAGACTGTGGGAAAAGCTTCACTCGAAGTTCTACTTTATCGACCCACCAAAGGATCCATACCGGAGAGAGGCCATATGCATGTATCGAGTGCGGAAAGAACTTTATCCAGAGCTCCCATCTTGTGCTACACAAAAGGATCCATACAGGACACAAGCCCTACTCCtgcccagaatgtgggaaatgtttcagtgATAGGTCACACTTTGTCATTCACCAGAGGATTCACACTGGCGAAAAGCCGTATACATGTACCCAATGTGGTAAAAGCTTCAGTAGTAACTCAAACCTGGTAGCCCACCATAAACTCCACACCGAAAACACAATCTATATCTGTAACCAATGTGGAAAAAGCCTCAGTAACCGGCTAACATTCGCCAGTCATCAAAAAACCCACTTAGCGGATAAGCCCTTTGTGTGCATTGAGTGTGGTAAAGGGTTCACTCGCAAGCTCCAGTTGGTGTTACACAAGaggatacacacaggagagaGGCCATTTGCATGTAATGACTGTGGGAAGAGGTACACCCGCAAATCCTACCTTATCATACACCAGAAGATTCACACAAGGGCAATCCTCTACGTGTGTAGTGACTGCGGAGAGACTTTCTCTGAACCTGGTCATCTCAAAAACCACCAGAAGATACACAGTGTGGACAAGGCTGATCGCGAGCATACAGATGAAATACATATGTAG